In Raphanus sativus cultivar WK10039 chromosome 5, ASM80110v3, whole genome shotgun sequence, the following proteins share a genomic window:
- the LOC130512493 gene encoding uncharacterized protein LOC130512493 yields MVRKNKQKKTPHYSQMFCGDPAAGSSSSAPGSSNPEIVPESQSQPPPVPPSGAPPPPAAPQAVPDPVAPGYIHPELRVPPTAPFARYTVEDLLAQPGRAGLPVLDPDRPEGTLWFGVDNSVATSVSDIIKGYFSEAHPNWKKTPHHVRNTWFKMFAQRYQWSIGVHEDVKREFTAKAKKRLLDTVGNWKEDWIYKGYKDGQPAELTKDVYDGLIRYWELPSSIAISNACSASRNSKDEHGNGPMLHCTGQKPHARVRLEMAKETGQLPSLKELYERTHKTKAGVFVDPRSEQIYNDVVARIEDRQTQLTQQSSDGIPVVLSTQEVDQIYEEVVPKKKGRTLGIGSVNDVPRATSSYGQRRADEVTELRSELHSTRTQLASTQTELESTRQSFQARMGGVEGFLEVISSGNPQWEELLADMRRRNPVPEPSRTQQQEEELQRRSEDLYRETIHRPGPT; encoded by the exons ATGGTTAGAAAGAACAAGCAGAAGAAAACCCCCCACTACAGTCAGATGTTCTGTGGTGATCCTGCTGCTGGATCATCATCTTCCGCTCCCGGTTCCTCCAACCCGGAGATTGTCCCGGAGTCTCAGTCACAGCCACCACCGGTTCCTCCATCTGGTGCACCACCCCCACCTGCTGCACCTCAGGCGGTTCCAGATCCGGTTGCACCCGGATACATTCATCCGGAGTTGCGGGTGCCGCCGACCGCTCCTTTTGCTCGGTACACGGTTGAGGATCTTCTCGCTCAACCAGGCCGAGCCGGTTTACCGGTTTTAGACCCCGACCGACCAGAGGGGACTCTGTG gtttggggTCGACAATTCTGTCGCTACGAGCGTATCCGATATCATCAAAGGATACTTCTCAGAGGCTCACCCAAACTGGAAAAAGACGCCGCACCACGTTAGAAACACGTGGTTCAAGATGTTTgct CAAAGATACCAGTGGTCCATCGGGGTTCACGAGGACGTGAAACGGGAGTTCACCGCAAAGGCGAAGAAGCGGTTGTTGGACACCGTAGGCAACTGGAAGGAGGACTGGATCTACAAGGGTTACAAGGACGGGCAACCCGCTGAGCTGACCAAGGATGTCTACGATGGTCTCATCCGTTACTGGGAGCTGCCATCATCCATTGCGATCTCCAACGCCTGCTCTGCCTCTCGTAACAGCAAAGACGAGCACGGCAACGGCCCGATGCTTCACTGTACGGGTCAAAAACCCCATGCCCGTGTCCGCTTGGAAATg gccAAAGAGACGGGACAACTCCCGTCTCTTAAAGAGCTTTACGAGAGGACCCACAAGACCAAGGCGGGGGTATTTGTGGATCCgaggtccgagcaaatctacaacgatgtcgttgctcggattgaagaccgccaaacccagctgacccagcaatcttccgatggaataccggtcgtattatccactcaagaagtggatcagatttacgaggag gtcgtccctaagaaaaagggacgtacgttgggaatcggttccgtcaacgatgtcccaagagcgacatcgtcttatggtCAGAGACGAGCCGACGAAGTCACTGAGCTGCGTTCGGAGTTACACTCGACGCGGACTCAGTTGGCGTCGACGCAGACGGAGTTGGAGTCTACGCGCCAATCATTCCAAGCTCGTATGGGTGGAGTGGAGGGGTTTCTGGAAGTTATATCTTCTGGAAATCCCCAATGGGAGGAGTTGTTGGCGGATATGCGACGACGGAACCCGGTTCCCGAGCCTTCTCGTACTCAGCAGCAAGAGGAGGAACTACAGAGGAGGAGTGAAGACCTCTACCGGGAAACGATCCACCGCCCCGGCccgacttag